In Amycolatopsis endophytica, the following are encoded in one genomic region:
- a CDS encoding ribose-5-phosphate isomerase has translation MRIYLGSDHAGLELKNHFVKRLSGLGHEVIDVGPAGYDANDDYPPFCVEAARLVVADEGSLGIVIGGSGNGEQIAANKVPGARAALTWNVATARLARQHNNALLAGIGARMHAVEEAERIVDAFLATEFEGGRHQRRIDQLSDYERTGEPPALPV, from the coding sequence GTGCGAATCTATCTTGGCTCCGATCACGCCGGACTCGAACTCAAGAACCACTTCGTCAAGAGGCTTTCCGGCCTCGGTCACGAGGTGATCGACGTCGGCCCCGCCGGTTACGACGCGAACGACGACTACCCGCCGTTCTGCGTCGAGGCGGCGCGGCTCGTCGTCGCGGACGAGGGCAGCCTCGGCATCGTCATCGGCGGCTCCGGGAACGGGGAGCAGATCGCCGCCAACAAGGTGCCCGGTGCCCGAGCCGCGCTCACGTGGAACGTGGCCACCGCCCGCCTGGCGCGTCAGCACAACAACGCGCTGCTGGCCGGCATCGGCGCCCGGATGCACGCGGTCGAGGAGGCCGAGCGCATCGTGGACGCGTTCCTCGCCACGGAGTTCGAGGGCGGGCGCCACCAGCGCAGGATCGACCAGCTGTCGGACTACGAGCGCACCGGCGAACCGCCCGCTCTGCCGGTGTGA
- the pepN gene encoding aminopeptidase N → MARNALTRDEATARSAEVSDVGYAVDLDLTGGAREFGTTTVVRFRARTGDASVFLDFAGDVRTVECNGRALGPEAYDGARVRLDVRAGANTVRVAGTATYSRTGEGLHRFHDPLDGQVYLHTKFEPFAAHKVFACFDQPDLKATVDLTVTAEDGWVVVANTDPAESAPASGGRSRWRFRPTPPLPPYLVAFAAGPFRRLSSSHRGVPMALYARDSLLDSLAADASELFEVVGRGLDFYGRLFDLPYPFAKYDHVFAPEYAFGGMEHPGCVTLNERFLFRHRVTEDKRRRRAEVLMHEMAHMWFGDYVTMRWWDDLWLNEAFAEMMSVVAQPEVTRYGEGWTGYAHHALPVARHADQLPTSHAIRVETADTGAARVNFGPIVYKKGAAVLRDLAERLGWDSFIDGVRAYLRAHAWGNATLEDFVAALRRVPDEDVDRWVDEWLLHRGVNTVEVSRGEAGDRLVQLADPDVRPRHLNLSVAAFDDHDGKLVLRRRVHVPLTPHRQENDLTGFGDPSPDLLVPNDDSVCHVKVRLDPRSRRAALRTLSTLDDPRARAVVWGALWDDVLDARLPARGYAAAVLTEGVLECDAGVLEALLERAVQAVEVYGDPAERSRMLEVLARQVRDQLAGAALGSDRQLVFARTLVGVVQAEGHGLLNELVRGRTPWVHLAVDPDLRWRAVLRLASTGGDIGDLLDIAVEADPGDSGRRNALTAEAARPTVAAKEEAWTRLFGDGFSLAEKKAIMAGLRQPGQEALLTPYADRYLRTLETMAETAQPEFLLAFARALYPRFTTVEDRVLADTDALIGSERLSEGVRKVVVEERTELAIMRAARACDAAR, encoded by the coding sequence ATGGCGCGCAACGCACTGACCCGGGACGAGGCGACGGCGCGTTCGGCGGAGGTCTCCGACGTCGGTTACGCGGTGGATCTCGACCTGACGGGCGGTGCACGGGAGTTCGGGACGACCACGGTCGTCCGCTTCCGTGCCCGTACCGGGGACGCGTCCGTCTTCCTCGACTTCGCCGGAGACGTCCGCACGGTCGAGTGCAACGGCCGTGCGCTGGGGCCGGAGGCGTACGACGGGGCGCGTGTCCGCCTGGACGTGCGAGCCGGCGCGAACACGGTCCGCGTGGCGGGCACCGCCACGTATTCGCGTACCGGCGAGGGGCTGCACCGGTTCCACGACCCGCTCGATGGGCAGGTGTACCTGCACACCAAGTTCGAGCCGTTCGCGGCGCACAAGGTGTTCGCCTGTTTCGACCAGCCCGATCTGAAGGCCACGGTCGACCTGACCGTCACCGCCGAGGACGGGTGGGTGGTGGTCGCCAACACCGACCCCGCCGAGTCCGCGCCCGCGTCCGGGGGGCGTTCGAGGTGGCGCTTTCGACCCACGCCACCGCTGCCGCCGTACCTGGTGGCCTTCGCCGCGGGCCCGTTCCGCAGGCTGAGTTCCAGCCACCGCGGAGTGCCGATGGCGCTGTACGCGCGGGATTCGCTGCTCGACTCGCTCGCCGCCGACGCGTCCGAGCTCTTCGAAGTGGTCGGACGCGGTCTCGACTTCTACGGCCGGTTGTTCGACCTCCCGTACCCGTTCGCCAAGTACGACCACGTCTTCGCGCCCGAGTACGCGTTCGGGGGAATGGAACACCCGGGTTGCGTGACGCTCAACGAGCGGTTCCTGTTCCGGCACCGGGTCACCGAGGACAAGCGGCGACGACGGGCCGAGGTGCTGATGCACGAAATGGCGCACATGTGGTTCGGCGACTACGTGACGATGCGCTGGTGGGACGACCTGTGGCTGAACGAGGCGTTCGCGGAGATGATGTCGGTCGTCGCGCAGCCCGAAGTGACGCGGTACGGGGAAGGCTGGACCGGGTACGCGCACCACGCCCTGCCAGTGGCCCGGCACGCCGACCAGTTGCCCACGAGTCACGCGATCCGCGTCGAAACCGCCGACACCGGCGCCGCGCGGGTGAACTTCGGGCCGATCGTCTACAAGAAGGGGGCGGCGGTCCTCCGCGACCTCGCCGAGCGCCTGGGCTGGGACTCCTTCATCGACGGTGTGCGCGCTTACCTGCGGGCACACGCGTGGGGCAACGCCACCCTCGAAGACTTCGTGGCCGCGTTGCGGCGGGTGCCGGACGAGGACGTGGATCGCTGGGTGGACGAGTGGCTGCTGCACCGCGGTGTCAACACCGTCGAGGTCTCCCGCGGCGAAGCAGGCGATCGCCTGGTGCAGCTCGCCGATCCGGACGTCCGCCCGCGGCACCTGAACCTGAGCGTCGCCGCGTTCGACGACCACGACGGCAAGTTGGTGCTGCGGCGGCGCGTGCACGTGCCGCTCACTCCCCACCGGCAGGAGAACGACCTGACCGGGTTCGGCGACCCGAGCCCGGACCTGCTGGTGCCCAACGACGATTCGGTGTGCCACGTCAAGGTCAGGCTCGATCCGCGATCCCGGCGGGCGGCCTTGCGAACCCTGTCCACACTGGACGACCCACGCGCGCGGGCGGTCGTGTGGGGAGCGCTGTGGGACGACGTGCTCGACGCACGACTTCCCGCGCGCGGTTACGCGGCGGCCGTGCTCACGGAGGGCGTGCTGGAGTGCGACGCCGGTGTGCTCGAAGCGCTCTTGGAGCGCGCGGTGCAGGCGGTGGAGGTCTACGGGGACCCGGCGGAGCGAAGCCGGATGCTCGAAGTCCTGGCGCGTCAGGTGCGCGATCAGCTGGCCGGCGCGGCCCTGGGCAGTGACCGCCAGCTGGTGTTCGCCCGCACGCTCGTCGGTGTGGTCCAAGCCGAGGGGCACGGTCTGCTCAACGAGCTGGTCCGCGGACGGACCCCCTGGGTGCATCTCGCGGTGGACCCCGACCTCCGGTGGCGGGCGGTGCTCCGCCTCGCGTCGACCGGAGGCGACATCGGTGATCTTCTGGACATCGCGGTGGAAGCCGATCCGGGGGACAGCGGTCGCCGGAACGCCTTGACGGCCGAGGCCGCGCGCCCCACCGTTGCCGCCAAGGAAGAAGCGTGGACGCGGTTGTTCGGCGACGGGTTCTCGCTCGCGGAGAAAAAGGCCATCATGGCGGGGCTGCGGCAACCGGGGCAGGAAGCGTTGCTCACGCCGTACGCGGACCGCTATCTGCGGACGCTGGAGACCATGGCGGAAACCGCCCAGCCCGAATTCCTGCTCGCCTTCGCGCGTGCGCTCTATCCCCGCTTCACCACTGTCGAGGATCGCGTACTGGCGGACACGGACGCGCTGATCGGCAGTGAACGGCTCTCCGAAGGCGTGCGGAAGGTCGTCGTGGAAGAGCGGACCGAGCTCGCCATCATGCGGGCGGCACGAGCGTGTGACGCCGCGCGCTGA
- a CDS encoding fructose-bisphosphatase class II: MSTQEWGTTVVSGHRRAEGREAVAAVDPGGPDHTLALELVRVTEAAAIAAGRWAGRGERGSGRLAATGAMRELIMSVPMRGVVVVGEQEATPALAKGEGVGYGDGPACDVGIGVGDAALSSARDVPHSLAAIAVAERGALFDPSAVRSMQKLAVGPDCAGVVDIRLPVVENLRAVATAKDVPVTDVVVGVLNRPWHADLVHEIRRAGARVHPLEGGDLAGAVAVARPESRVDVVVGTGGAAEGVLAAAALSCLGGSLQVRLRPEGAGRGDRGEVLHTGDLVRGGSVLFCATGVTGSELLTGVEHRPGRIATQSIVLCSRPRSVRMVRSERADTGWREQRAEPTRASS, translated from the coding sequence ATGAGTACTCAGGAATGGGGCACCACCGTGGTTTCCGGCCATCGCCGCGCCGAGGGACGGGAAGCGGTTGCCGCCGTCGATCCCGGCGGACCGGATCACACTCTGGCTCTCGAACTCGTGCGTGTCACCGAGGCCGCCGCGATCGCGGCGGGCAGGTGGGCCGGACGGGGTGAGCGGGGCAGCGGCAGGCTCGCCGCCACCGGCGCGATGCGGGAACTCATCATGTCGGTGCCGATGCGCGGCGTCGTCGTGGTCGGCGAGCAGGAAGCCACGCCCGCCCTGGCCAAGGGGGAGGGCGTCGGGTACGGGGACGGCCCGGCGTGCGACGTCGGGATCGGTGTCGGCGATGCCGCGCTTTCGTCGGCGCGGGACGTGCCGCACTCGCTCGCGGCGATCGCGGTGGCCGAGCGCGGGGCGTTGTTCGACCCGTCGGCGGTGCGGTCCATGCAGAAACTGGCTGTCGGCCCCGACTGCGCCGGCGTCGTCGACATCCGCCTGCCGGTGGTGGAGAACCTGCGAGCGGTCGCGACGGCCAAGGACGTTCCGGTGACCGATGTCGTCGTCGGCGTGCTCAACCGGCCGTGGCACGCCGATCTCGTGCACGAGATCCGCCGTGCCGGCGCACGGGTCCACCCGCTCGAGGGCGGGGACCTCGCGGGTGCGGTCGCCGTGGCGCGGCCGGAGAGCCGGGTGGACGTGGTGGTGGGCACCGGAGGCGCCGCGGAGGGTGTCCTCGCGGCGGCCGCCCTGTCCTGCCTGGGCGGGTCGCTGCAGGTCCGGCTGCGGCCCGAAGGCGCAGGGCGAGGCGACCGCGGCGAGGTTCTGCACACCGGCGATCTCGTGCGCGGGGGGAGTGTCCTGTTCTGCGCCACCGGCGTGACCGGCAGCGAGCTGCTCACCGGCGTCGAGCACCGTCCCGGTCGCATCGCCACACAGTCCATTGTGCTGTGTTCGCGCCCGCGGTCGGTGCGGATGGTCAGGTCCGAGCGCGCGGACACCGGGTGGCGCGAGCAACGGGCTGAGCCGACTCGCGCTTCGTCCTGA
- the katG gene encoding catalase/peroxidase HPI, with product MPENPDTHVYRTYDKVLGGTPSARRAGGKVNDWWPERVDLAALRRNPPAGDPLGADFDYAEQFKTVDLEELARDVDEVLTTSQDWWPADFGHYGPLVLRMAWHAAGTYRVFDGRGGASAGMQRFAPLNSWPDNRNLDKARRLLWPVKQKYGRRISWADLMVFAGNRALESMGFRTFGFGGGRTDVWEPDETYWGPESKWLAEDRYSGLRELDEPLAATEMGLIYVDPQGPATNPDPVLAARDIRETFKRMGLDDEETVALIGGGHTFGKTHGVADPNLTGGPEPEAAPLTAQGLGWLGGQGAGNARDTVTSGLEGMWTRTPVRWDHTFFETLYEYKWDVELSPAGLWQWIPSDGQGEGTVPDPFEPDVKHHPVMLTTDLSLQEDRRYDAIARRFLEHPDQFEDAFARAWFKLTHLDMGPIERYLGPLVPAERLIWQDPVPERDHELVDGDDVAALKREILESGLTVAQLVATAWASASTYRDSDKRGGANGARIRLEPQRGWPVNEPEQLGVVLPALEAIQKRFNAAQQGDKRISMADLIVLGGCAAVEHAAAAAGHEVGVPFRPGRTDATQEWTDVEWFGSLQPVADGFRNYLGNGFRMPPEHLLVDRASLLTLTAPEMTVLLGGLRVLGANFRRSPSGVLTSAPGTLTNDFFVNLLDMATQWVPRRGGHIWTTTYEGRDRGTGEVKWVASRVDLLFGSNSELRALSEVYASADAGEKFVRDFVSAWVKVMELGRFDRR from the coding sequence ATGCCCGAGAATCCCGATACCCACGTCTACCGCACCTACGACAAGGTCCTGGGTGGGACGCCTTCGGCTCGGCGGGCGGGTGGCAAGGTCAACGACTGGTGGCCGGAGCGGGTCGATCTGGCGGCATTGCGCCGGAACCCGCCCGCGGGCGACCCGCTCGGCGCGGACTTCGACTACGCCGAACAGTTCAAGACGGTGGATCTCGAGGAACTGGCGCGTGACGTCGACGAGGTGCTGACGACTTCGCAGGACTGGTGGCCCGCCGACTTCGGGCACTACGGCCCCCTGGTGCTGCGCATGGCCTGGCACGCCGCGGGGACCTACCGGGTCTTCGACGGGCGAGGCGGTGCCAGTGCCGGGATGCAACGGTTCGCCCCGTTGAACAGCTGGCCGGACAACCGCAACCTGGACAAGGCCCGCCGGTTGCTCTGGCCGGTGAAACAGAAGTACGGCCGCCGGATCTCCTGGGCGGACCTGATGGTCTTCGCGGGCAACCGGGCACTGGAGTCGATGGGTTTCCGGACCTTCGGGTTCGGTGGCGGCCGCACGGACGTGTGGGAGCCCGACGAGACGTACTGGGGCCCGGAGAGCAAGTGGCTGGCCGAGGACCGGTACAGCGGCCTGCGCGAGCTCGACGAGCCGCTGGCGGCCACCGAGATGGGGCTGATCTACGTCGACCCGCAGGGCCCGGCCACCAACCCCGACCCGGTGCTCGCGGCCCGCGACATCCGCGAGACCTTCAAGCGGATGGGGCTCGACGACGAGGAAACGGTGGCGCTCATCGGGGGTGGTCACACTTTCGGCAAGACCCACGGCGTGGCGGACCCGAACCTGACCGGCGGCCCCGAGCCCGAGGCAGCGCCGCTCACCGCGCAGGGCCTGGGCTGGCTCGGCGGGCAGGGCGCGGGCAACGCGAGGGACACGGTCACCAGTGGGCTGGAAGGCATGTGGACACGCACCCCCGTCCGGTGGGACCACACGTTCTTCGAAACGCTGTACGAGTACAAGTGGGACGTCGAGCTCAGCCCGGCCGGACTGTGGCAGTGGATCCCGAGCGACGGCCAGGGCGAAGGCACCGTGCCCGACCCCTTCGAGCCGGACGTGAAACACCACCCGGTCATGCTCACCACCGACCTGTCGTTGCAGGAGGACCGGCGCTACGACGCGATCGCGCGGCGGTTCCTGGAGCACCCGGACCAGTTCGAGGACGCCTTCGCGCGGGCCTGGTTCAAGCTGACCCACCTCGACATGGGCCCGATCGAGCGTTACCTCGGCCCGCTCGTCCCGGCCGAACGGCTGATCTGGCAGGACCCGGTGCCCGAACGCGACCACGAACTCGTGGACGGGGACGACGTCGCCGCACTCAAGCGCGAGATACTCGAATCGGGCCTGACGGTCGCACAGCTCGTCGCCACGGCGTGGGCGTCGGCTTCGACGTACCGCGACAGCGACAAGCGTGGCGGGGCCAACGGGGCGCGGATCCGGCTCGAACCGCAGCGCGGCTGGCCGGTCAACGAACCCGAGCAGCTCGGCGTCGTGCTGCCCGCGCTGGAGGCGATCCAGAAGCGGTTCAACGCCGCACAGCAGGGGGACAAACGGATCTCGATGGCCGACCTGATCGTGCTCGGCGGGTGTGCCGCGGTGGAACACGCCGCGGCCGCCGCCGGCCACGAGGTCGGTGTTCCGTTCCGCCCCGGGCGCACCGACGCGACCCAGGAATGGACCGACGTCGAGTGGTTCGGCTCGTTGCAGCCCGTCGCGGACGGCTTCCGGAACTACCTGGGCAACGGCTTCCGGATGCCGCCGGAGCACCTGCTGGTCGACCGGGCGAGTCTGCTGACCCTGACCGCGCCCGAGATGACCGTGCTGCTCGGCGGGCTGCGGGTGCTCGGAGCCAACTTCCGGCGGTCCCCGTCGGGTGTGCTGACCTCGGCACCGGGGACGTTGACGAACGACTTCTTCGTCAACCTGCTGGACATGGCGACGCAGTGGGTGCCGAGGCGGGGCGGCCACATCTGGACGACGACCTACGAGGGCCGGGACCGGGGCACCGGCGAGGTGAAGTGGGTCGCCAGCCGGGTCGACCTCCTCTTCGGTTCGAACTCCGAGCTGAGGGCGCTTTCGGAGGTCTACGCGAGCGCGGACGCGGGCGAGAAGTTCGTCCGGGACTTCGTCTCCGCCTGGGTGAAGGTCATGGAGCTCGGCCGGTTCGACCGGCGCTGA
- a CDS encoding manganese efflux pump MntP: MNLEFLPLIALAFGLSLDNFRSSIAIGTIPFGWRRAVQVALVFGLWDAVSPLLGGLVGHFLGETLGEWADYVGAVALGLYGIYFIIGAIRKPEPDELDHPWVTLFGMPLSLSIDNFVAGAGLGIAGFSLVAPMLVFGVATAIMSFAGLFVGQMAAKVVRIRSDLFSGISLLGAAIFLPLVFGT; the protein is encoded by the coding sequence GTGAATCTCGAATTCCTTCCGCTGATCGCGTTGGCTTTCGGTCTCAGTCTCGACAACTTCCGCTCGTCGATCGCGATCGGAACCATTCCCTTCGGCTGGCGCCGCGCCGTCCAGGTGGCCCTCGTCTTCGGGCTGTGGGACGCGGTGAGTCCGCTGCTGGGGGGCCTGGTCGGGCACTTCCTCGGGGAAACCCTGGGGGAGTGGGCCGACTACGTCGGCGCGGTCGCGCTGGGGTTGTACGGCATCTACTTCATCATCGGCGCCATCCGGAAGCCCGAGCCGGACGAACTCGACCACCCGTGGGTGACGCTGTTCGGCATGCCGCTCTCATTGAGCATCGACAACTTCGTCGCGGGCGCCGGCCTCGGCATCGCCGGGTTCTCCCTCGTCGCGCCGATGCTGGTGTTCGGCGTCGCCACGGCGATCATGTCCTTCGCCGGCCTGTTCGTCGGTCAGATGGCCGCCAAGGTCGTCCGGATCCGGTCCGACCTGTTCAGCGGTATCTCCCTCCTCGGCGCCGCGATCTTCCTACCCCTCGTCTTCGGCACGTAG
- a CDS encoding MSMEG_3727 family PQQ-associated protein has protein sequence MTAIQDREDLLAELGGQNRATIGAVLGTGSIGKATERADGTMEATIRIPEDAMQWEPAVLILPHGGKVELTIINDDKNTHACLLPSNGDRQFIGLLNHSKGRATIELDGPGCYWYGSPAGNDEGRGLTAAIVVTGEVPPEAKLDRPAQPRP, from the coding sequence ATGACGGCTATCCAGGATCGCGAGGATCTCCTGGCCGAGCTCGGCGGACAGAACAGGGCGACCATCGGTGCCGTGCTCGGGACCGGCTCAATCGGCAAGGCGACCGAGCGGGCGGACGGGACCATGGAAGCGACCATCCGGATTCCGGAGGACGCGATGCAGTGGGAGCCGGCGGTGCTGATCCTGCCGCATGGCGGCAAGGTCGAACTGACGATCATCAACGACGACAAGAACACCCACGCCTGCCTGCTGCCCAGCAACGGCGACCGGCAGTTCATCGGCCTGCTGAACCACTCGAAGGGCCGCGCCACGATCGAACTGGACGGTCCCGGCTGCTACTGGTACGGCTCGCCCGCCGGCAACGACGAGGGCAGGGGCCTGACCGCCGCCATCGTCGTGACCGGTGAAGTGCCGCCGGAAGCCAAGCTCGACCGACCCGCCCAGCCGCGGCCGTAG
- a CDS encoding class I fructose-bisphosphate aldolase encodes MSALNKIARTMVSGRRGILAADESIGTMSSRLEKVGVEPTEENRRVYRELIVTTPQLSESISGVILADETFRQKLSDGRTFPRFLDDIGVLAGIKVDTGAKPLAGAPDEKITEGLDGLRERVAEYVRLGGTFAKWRAVITIGDGMPSDRAVRANVHALARYAGLCQEGGLVPIVEPEVLMDGDHSLAKCRQVTTAVLEVLFEELDLMQVQLDGIVLKPNMVVAGTGSPEQPSVADVAKATVETLRETVPASVPGIAFLSGGQSPELATKHLGAMQGLDPLPWELTYSFGRALVGPALETWRGDNDNWAAAQKALSERAVANAAAR; translated from the coding sequence ATGTCAGCTCTGAACAAGATTGCGCGGACGATGGTCTCCGGCAGGCGCGGTATTCTCGCCGCCGACGAGAGCATCGGGACGATGTCGTCGCGGCTCGAGAAGGTGGGGGTCGAGCCGACGGAAGAGAACCGCCGGGTGTACCGGGAGCTGATCGTCACGACCCCGCAGCTTTCGGAGTCGATCAGCGGCGTCATCCTCGCGGACGAGACGTTCCGCCAGAAGCTGAGCGACGGCCGCACGTTCCCGCGGTTCCTCGACGACATCGGCGTTCTCGCCGGGATCAAGGTCGACACCGGCGCGAAGCCGCTGGCGGGAGCCCCGGACGAGAAGATCACCGAGGGACTCGACGGGCTGCGCGAGCGAGTGGCCGAATACGTGCGGCTCGGCGGGACTTTCGCCAAGTGGCGCGCGGTCATCACGATCGGCGACGGCATGCCGTCGGACCGTGCGGTGCGCGCGAACGTGCACGCGCTGGCGCGCTACGCCGGTCTGTGCCAGGAAGGCGGCCTGGTGCCCATCGTGGAGCCCGAGGTGCTGATGGACGGTGACCACTCGCTGGCGAAGTGCCGTCAGGTGACGACCGCCGTGCTGGAGGTGCTGTTCGAGGAGCTCGACCTGATGCAGGTGCAGCTCGACGGCATCGTCCTCAAGCCCAACATGGTGGTCGCCGGGACCGGCAGCCCGGAGCAGCCCTCGGTGGCCGACGTCGCCAAGGCCACGGTGGAGACCCTGCGGGAGACGGTCCCGGCGTCCGTGCCGGGCATCGCCTTCCTGTCCGGTGGCCAGAGCCCGGAGCTGGCGACGAAGCACCTCGGGGCGATGCAGGGCCTCGACCCGCTTCCGTGGGAGCTCACCTACTCGTTCGGGCGGGCGCTGGTCGGCCCGGCGCTGGAGACCTGGCGGGGCGACAACGACAACTGGGCTGCGGCCCAGAAGGCGCTCTCCGAGCGCGCCGTCGCCAACGCGGCCGCGCGATGA
- a CDS encoding LysR substrate-binding domain-containing protein, with the protein MVLPSKMPQLADLDLLLSVESYGSVGKAAQAHSLSQPAASIRISAMERRLGLRLLERSPAGSKLTEEGEMLAKYARNVMQAARELLEFGSGARTAESKRLRVAGSPGISGHLIPEWLNRSGFSFGEARVEVQAGDLDELRRLLRAGHVDLAFIDGWCQAGGEVEKQVPGDLVTRYICDDKLAVVVGSKHPWATRTSPLTVQELAAAPLVLRERGSGIREFTDELLAAADAPRSYVEFPSNAAIKQAVATSKRVTVLNVSTVRPELAEGRLHLVTVDQEMPAKPIYAAWHERRGLPEYARELVEIAATKGSPVPVAVPGQKPRAVSARRTPPRKTSTAIDVHKSMT; encoded by the coding sequence GTGGTTCTTCCGTCAAAGATGCCTCAGCTCGCCGATCTCGATCTGCTGCTGTCCGTCGAAAGCTACGGCAGCGTGGGAAAGGCCGCTCAAGCACACAGTCTTTCGCAGCCGGCCGCCAGCATCAGGATCAGCGCGATGGAACGTCGCCTCGGTCTTCGACTGCTGGAACGCTCTCCCGCCGGTTCGAAGCTCACCGAGGAAGGAGAGATGCTGGCGAAGTACGCCCGTAACGTCATGCAGGCAGCGCGTGAGTTGCTGGAATTCGGTTCCGGTGCCCGGACCGCCGAGTCGAAGCGGCTGCGGGTCGCGGGAAGCCCGGGGATTTCCGGGCACCTGATCCCCGAGTGGTTGAACCGTTCCGGGTTCTCGTTCGGTGAGGCACGGGTCGAAGTGCAGGCCGGAGACCTCGATGAGCTTCGCCGCCTGCTCCGTGCGGGCCACGTCGACCTCGCGTTCATCGACGGCTGGTGCCAGGCCGGCGGCGAGGTGGAGAAGCAGGTGCCCGGTGACCTGGTCACCCGGTACATCTGCGACGACAAGCTGGCCGTGGTGGTCGGCTCGAAGCACCCGTGGGCCACCAGGACGAGTCCCCTGACGGTGCAGGAGCTGGCAGCCGCCCCGCTCGTCCTGCGTGAGCGTGGTTCGGGGATCCGGGAGTTCACGGACGAACTGCTGGCTGCCGCGGATGCCCCGCGCAGCTACGTCGAATTCCCGTCCAACGCCGCGATCAAGCAGGCGGTCGCGACGAGCAAGCGCGTGACGGTGCTGAACGTCTCCACCGTGCGGCCCGAACTCGCCGAGGGCAGGCTGCACCTGGTGACCGTCGACCAGGAAATGCCGGCGAAGCCGATCTACGCGGCTTGGCACGAGCGCCGTGGGCTTCCGGAGTACGCGCGGGAACTGGTGGAGATCGCGGCGACGAAGGGCAGCCCGGTGCCGGTTGCCGTGCCCGGACAGAAACCGAGAGCCGTGAGCGCGCGGCGTACACCACCCCGGAAAACCAGTACAGCGATCGACGTACACAAGTCGATGACCTGA